The Planococcus versutus genome contains a region encoding:
- a CDS encoding DUF2382 domain-containing protein, producing MTNNKFMGTFETETEVLSKIEELKAQGSREDDMYVMARDKDQISMLRGRTDVDYKSSEGNWMDKFMGFLSGDDSTREAFTGMGVDKDEADRYYNEVQNGKILLFVDREYGANYEGKAPYDNTSTSSAAGTMGAAGLTGAGTSGTHMDNEAIAKDGLTVDTNEKNDLYYNEKNDAFTSDTAGVGRDSGTGFGLGSDRTEDKFTEENTNRFDTKDTHVDHDHTEEEKLRLHEERLSVDKERVQTGEVNVGKHVVEEEQSIEVPVEREEVYIERRPVNEEVTGNSFDNESTLTGDAYQEGEDIHIPISEERVEVTKKDVVAEEIVVGKRKVQDTETVNETVRHEEADIEGDTESKDNKLNRENRIDRDRL from the coding sequence ATGACTAACAACAAATTTATGGGTACATTTGAAACAGAGACAGAAGTTTTAAGTAAAATTGAAGAGTTAAAAGCGCAGGGTTCTCGTGAAGATGATATGTATGTAATGGCACGGGATAAAGATCAAATTTCGATGCTTAGAGGGCGTACAGATGTAGATTATAAATCTTCAGAAGGAAACTGGATGGACAAATTCATGGGCTTCTTATCAGGAGATGATTCAACACGCGAAGCATTCACAGGAATGGGAGTCGACAAAGACGAAGCGGACCGTTATTACAACGAAGTTCAAAATGGTAAAATCTTGTTATTTGTTGACCGTGAGTACGGTGCAAACTACGAAGGAAAAGCACCATATGACAACACTTCAACTAGTTCTGCAGCAGGAACAATGGGAGCAGCTGGGCTAACTGGAGCAGGAACAAGCGGAACGCATATGGATAACGAAGCAATAGCAAAAGACGGATTAACAGTAGATACGAATGAGAAAAACGATCTTTACTATAACGAAAAAAATGATGCATTTACTTCAGACACTGCAGGTGTTGGAAGAGATTCTGGCACAGGATTTGGTCTAGGATCTGATCGTACAGAAGATAAATTCACAGAAGAAAATACAAATCGTTTTGATACCAAAGACACACATGTGGATCACGATCATACAGAAGAAGAAAAATTGCGTTTACATGAAGAGCGTTTGAGCGTTGATAAAGAACGTGTACAAACCGGTGAAGTAAATGTTGGTAAACATGTGGTTGAAGAAGAACAGTCGATTGAAGTACCAGTAGAACGTGAAGAAGTTTATATTGAACGTCGTCCCGTAAATGAAGAAGTAACAGGGAACTCGTTTGACAACGAATCCACTTTGACTGGGGATGCTTACCAAGAAGGTGAAGACATTCACATTCCAATATCGGAAGAACGTGTGGAAGTAACGAAAAAAGACGTAGTAGCTGAAGAAATTGTAGTTGGAAAACGTAAAGTACAAGATACAGAAACTGTCAATGAAACAGTTCGTCACGAAGAAGCAGATATTGAAGGTGATACTGAATCTAAAGACAACAAATTAAACCGTGAAAATCGTATAGATCGCGATCGCTTGTAA
- a CDS encoding catalase — protein sequence MSKQPEVNKNSKDEQLEQYRVDDSGKSLTTNQGLKMAEDEFSLKAGERGPTLLEDFHFREKMTHFDHERIPERVVHARGYAAHGVFETYDSLEHLTKAKFLSEKGKKTPVFVRFSTVAGSKGSAETVRDVRGFATKFYTEEGNYDLVGNNMPVFFIQDAIKFPDFVHAVKPEPHNEMPQAASAHDTLWDFVINNQETAHTIMWLMSDRAIPRSFRMMDGFGVHAFRFINEEGKSHFVKFTWKSTLGTHSLVWDEAQKIAGKDADFNRRDLYDSIEQADFPEWELGVQIVSEEDEHSFDFDLLDATKLWPQEEIPIQLVGKMTLNRNVDNVFAETEQVAFHPGHVVPGIDFSNDPLLQGRLFSYTDTQLLRLNGPNFHELPINRPVCPFHNNQRDGMGRQSINKGRVAYQKSSFTNNTPAPVSEAEGGYSHYEEKIEGRKVRARSESFKDHFSQATMFWNSMTKPERQHIIEAFSFELGKCQEMWIREGAVEMFANVNLEMAQAVAKNIGVTPPTSGGSDVTKTSPALSMENTVKSAATRKVGVLIDQGFNDADVISILKELNTKGVHCEVVSEMQGKLKGLEGKELEVDHTFTTTDPVLYDAIYAVGGSDVSKKFAKEAARYIGEAFDHYKPIGATHEGQKWLQVAGIESQPGVVVGRDASSFIGPFVEAIAAHRHWNRTIE from the coding sequence ATGTCAAAACAACCCGAAGTAAATAAAAACAGCAAAGATGAACAGTTGGAGCAGTACCGAGTAGATGATTCTGGAAAAAGTTTAACGACTAACCAAGGACTAAAAATGGCCGAAGATGAATTTTCATTAAAAGCCGGTGAACGAGGACCAACCTTGCTGGAAGATTTTCATTTTAGGGAAAAAATGACGCATTTTGACCATGAACGTATTCCAGAACGAGTTGTCCATGCAAGAGGTTACGCTGCACACGGTGTATTTGAAACTTATGATTCGCTAGAGCATTTAACAAAAGCAAAATTTTTATCGGAAAAAGGAAAAAAAACGCCCGTATTTGTACGCTTTTCCACAGTTGCAGGATCAAAAGGTTCTGCTGAAACTGTAAGAGATGTACGGGGTTTTGCTACTAAATTCTATACCGAAGAAGGAAACTATGATTTGGTCGGCAACAACATGCCTGTCTTTTTTATACAAGACGCCATCAAATTTCCCGATTTTGTTCATGCAGTAAAACCAGAGCCACATAATGAAATGCCGCAAGCTGCAAGTGCACACGACACATTGTGGGACTTTGTCATTAACAATCAAGAAACAGCGCACACCATAATGTGGTTAATGTCAGATCGTGCCATTCCGCGCAGTTTCCGAATGATGGATGGATTCGGCGTCCATGCTTTCCGTTTTATCAATGAAGAAGGCAAATCACATTTCGTCAAATTTACTTGGAAGTCAACACTCGGAACTCATTCGCTTGTTTGGGACGAAGCACAAAAAATTGCTGGAAAAGACGCTGACTTTAATCGTCGTGACTTATACGATTCCATTGAACAAGCTGATTTTCCTGAATGGGAACTAGGCGTACAAATAGTATCAGAAGAAGATGAACACAGCTTTGATTTCGATTTACTAGATGCAACTAAATTATGGCCACAAGAAGAAATTCCAATTCAACTAGTGGGGAAAATGACGTTGAATCGAAATGTTGATAATGTCTTTGCTGAAACAGAACAAGTGGCATTTCATCCAGGACATGTAGTTCCAGGAATCGATTTTTCAAATGATCCATTGCTTCAAGGACGTCTATTTTCATATACAGATACGCAATTGTTGCGTTTAAATGGACCGAATTTTCATGAGTTGCCGATTAACCGTCCTGTGTGTCCATTCCACAACAATCAACGAGATGGAATGGGCCGTCAATCAATTAATAAAGGGCGCGTTGCCTATCAGAAAAGCTCGTTTACAAACAACACGCCAGCTCCTGTAAGCGAAGCTGAAGGTGGCTATTCTCATTATGAAGAAAAAATAGAAGGTCGCAAAGTGCGTGCTCGTAGCGAAAGCTTCAAAGATCATTTTTCACAAGCCACTATGTTTTGGAACAGTATGACAAAACCAGAACGCCAGCACATTATTGAAGCATTTAGTTTTGAACTTGGGAAGTGTCAGGAAATGTGGATTCGTGAAGGCGCTGTAGAAATGTTTGCCAATGTTAATTTGGAAATGGCACAAGCTGTAGCTAAAAATATCGGGGTAACACCTCCGACTAGCGGTGGTTCTGATGTGACAAAGACTTCACCAGCATTAAGCATGGAAAATACAGTGAAATCAGCAGCTACTCGTAAAGTGGGCGTGTTGATTGACCAAGGATTTAATGATGCTGATGTAATAAGTATTTTAAAAGAGCTTAATACTAAAGGTGTACATTGTGAAGTTGTTAGTGAAATGCAAGGGAAACTGAAAGGTTTAGAAGGCAAAGAACTTGAAGTGGATCACACATTCACAACGACAGATCCTGTACTTTACGATGCCATTTATGCGGTAGGCGGATCTGACGTAAGTAAAAAATTCGCTAAAGAAGCAGCACGTTATATCGGAGAAGCATTCGATCATTACAAGCCAATTGGCGCTACGCATGAAGGGCAAAAATGGTTGCAAGTAGCTGGTATTGAAAGTCAGCCCGGTGTAGTTGTTGGTCGCGACGCTTCTAGCTTTATAGGTCCATTTGTAGAAGCTATTGCAGCGCATCGTCACTGGAATAGAACAATCGAATAG
- a CDS encoding glutaminase, translated as MQNNPHIQEQLEAWVEDNKGHAILGTTAQYIPALGKEDPSQLGICMVDDNGNYYCAGDTDKEFTLQSISKALTFIALSCNYGLEFVLERVDVEPTGEAFNSIIPFEIHRPNKPFNPFINAGAITISALLPGQTSQKKYEFLLHFLEELVGHPLELDKEVYDSEWATSHRNRALAYYLKEAKFLDIEVEEALDIYIRQCAIKVSTKDLALIGLIIAYDGYNPITKVKHFSDEIAQVAKVLMVTCGMYNSSGNFAAHVGIPAKSGVSGGIMAAVPPKLHSQTYEFRAGAGIGVYGPAIDVQGNSAAGTMMLRQISKEWDLSIF; from the coding sequence GTGCAAAATAATCCACATATTCAAGAGCAATTAGAAGCTTGGGTAGAAGACAATAAAGGGCATGCCATTTTAGGAACGACTGCTCAATACATACCTGCATTAGGAAAAGAAGATCCAAGCCAGCTTGGCATCTGTATGGTAGATGATAATGGAAACTATTACTGCGCAGGCGATACAGATAAAGAATTTACTTTGCAAAGTATCTCAAAGGCATTAACGTTTATCGCGTTAAGCTGTAATTATGGGTTGGAGTTTGTACTAGAACGTGTTGATGTTGAACCAACGGGAGAAGCATTTAACTCCATTATTCCATTTGAAATTCATCGACCTAATAAACCATTCAACCCTTTTATTAATGCCGGGGCTATTACGATTTCAGCTTTGCTACCCGGACAGACCAGTCAGAAAAAGTATGAATTTCTACTGCATTTCTTAGAGGAGTTGGTAGGCCATCCACTTGAGCTTGATAAAGAAGTATACGATTCTGAATGGGCGACTTCGCATCGCAACCGAGCACTTGCTTATTATTTGAAAGAAGCAAAATTTCTAGATATCGAAGTAGAAGAAGCACTTGATATTTATATTCGTCAATGTGCCATTAAAGTAAGCACGAAAGATTTAGCGTTGATCGGATTGATCATTGCCTATGACGGCTACAACCCAATCACTAAAGTTAAGCACTTTTCGGATGAAATTGCGCAAGTTGCAAAAGTCTTAATGGTCACTTGTGGCATGTACAATTCTTCTGGCAATTTTGCAGCGCATGTTGGAATTCCGGCTAAAAGTGGTGTGTCCGGTGGAATTATGGCAGCAGTACCTCCGAAACTACACTCACAAACGTACGAATTCCGAGCAGGAGCAGGTATCGGTGTATATGGTCCAGCTATTGATGTGCAAGGTAATAGTGCGGCAGGAACGATGATGTTGCGACAAATTTCGAAAGAATGGGATTTAAGTATCTTTTAA
- a CDS encoding alpha/beta hydrolase, with translation MKHIFQQGTNPAKPTLLMLHGTEGDENSLLAIASHIDPEASVLSVRGNVSENGMPRFFKRLAEGVFDMEDLKIRTEELYEFIAQAAKEHNFNRENVIAIGYSNGANIAANLLFTHEDSFKGAILHHPMVPNRETALPDLTTIPVFIGAGTNDPICSAEETTELEKLLTNAGAKVEVHWEEFGHQLTMPEVEAAKIWYDKL, from the coding sequence ATGAAACATATTTTCCAACAAGGAACCAATCCTGCTAAACCGACACTCCTCATGCTTCACGGGACAGAAGGAGATGAAAATTCTTTGCTAGCAATTGCTTCTCACATCGATCCTGAGGCCTCTGTATTAAGTGTGCGTGGAAATGTATCAGAAAATGGCATGCCGCGTTTTTTCAAACGTTTAGCTGAAGGTGTTTTTGACATGGAAGACTTGAAAATCCGTACAGAAGAACTGTACGAATTTATTGCACAAGCTGCAAAAGAGCATAATTTTAACCGTGAAAATGTGATTGCCATTGGTTATTCGAATGGTGCCAACATTGCTGCTAATTTATTGTTCACACATGAAGATTCCTTTAAAGGAGCAATACTCCATCATCCAATGGTTCCAAACCGAGAAACAGCTTTACCGGATTTAACAACTATTCCGGTATTCATTGGAGCGGGTACGAATGATCCAATTTGTTCTGCGGAAGAAACGACAGAACTTGAGAAGTTATTAACAAATGCTGGTGCAAAAGTAGAGGTACACTGGGAAGAGTTTGGTCATCAATTAACGATGCCAGAAGTTGAAGCTGCAAAAATATGGTATGACAAGCTATAG
- the hslO gene encoding Hsp33 family molecular chaperone HslO, producing the protein MNDYLVRALAYDGQVRAYAARTTETVAEAQRRHYTWPTASAALGRSMTASVMLGAMMKGEEKLTIRINGGGPIGTILVDANAKGEVRGYVSNPLTHFDLNEQGKLDVRRAVGTEGTLSISKDIGLLQPFVGQVPIVSGELGEDFTHYITTSEQIPSSVGVGVIVNPDNTILASGGFIIQLLPGTEESIIEHIEARLKVIPTISHMVRKGLTPEDILTEVLGVGNVNVLDKMPVKFQCQCSRDRISKAIQGLGMIEIKDMIETDGKAEAQCHFCNENYLFSKENLEDMLTLQV; encoded by the coding sequence ATGAACGATTATTTAGTTCGAGCTTTAGCCTACGATGGACAAGTGCGTGCTTACGCAGCACGTACAACAGAAACAGTTGCGGAAGCACAGAGACGTCACTATACATGGCCCACCGCGTCTGCGGCATTGGGTCGTTCGATGACAGCAAGCGTTATGTTAGGTGCCATGATGAAGGGCGAAGAAAAGTTAACCATCCGCATTAATGGAGGTGGCCCCATCGGCACTATCTTGGTAGATGCGAATGCTAAAGGCGAAGTGAGAGGATATGTAAGCAATCCGTTAACTCACTTTGATTTAAATGAACAAGGCAAGTTAGATGTTCGAAGAGCAGTAGGCACGGAAGGAACATTGTCGATTTCCAAAGATATTGGCTTGCTTCAGCCGTTCGTAGGACAAGTTCCAATCGTATCAGGTGAATTGGGTGAAGATTTTACGCATTATATTACAACTTCTGAACAAATTCCGTCGTCTGTAGGTGTGGGGGTCATCGTCAACCCAGATAATACGATTTTGGCTTCGGGTGGATTTATTATTCAATTATTGCCGGGTACAGAAGAAAGCATCATTGAACACATTGAAGCTCGTTTAAAAGTTATTCCGACAATTTCCCATATGGTGCGTAAAGGCTTGACACCAGAAGACATTTTAACTGAAGTCTTGGGCGTTGGAAACGTCAACGTATTAGATAAGATGCCAGTAAAATTTCAATGTCAATGTTCAAGAGATCGTATTTCAAAGGCAATTCAAGGTCTCGGCATGATAGAGATTAAAGACATGATTGAAACGGATGGTAAAGCAGAAGCACAATGCCATTTCTGTAATGAAAATTACTTGTTTTCGAAAGAAAATTTAGAAGATATGTTAACTCTACAAGTATAA
- a CDS encoding DUF896 domain-containing protein produces the protein MIDILPRINQLSQKARQEGLSNAEKVERQVLREDYLRAIRGQVESTVTSMKVIDPLGDDVTPDKVKLKKQTI, from the coding sequence ATGATTGATATTTTACCGCGCATTAACCAATTATCTCAAAAAGCACGTCAAGAAGGCTTGAGCAATGCTGAAAAAGTAGAACGTCAAGTCTTGCGCGAAGATTATTTGCGCGCAATTCGTGGCCAAGTCGAGTCGACTGTTACGAGCATGAAAGTCATAGATCCTCTAGGGGACGACGTTACACCTGATAAAGTAAAACTAAAAAAACAAACAATCTAA
- a CDS encoding RrF2 family transcriptional regulator, giving the protein MHMKPGVEQSVYAVLLLNLLPDKAVLPGEAISQQLGTSPTYFQKLLRKLVSAGLITSVPGVKGGFKLNKKPEDINVFDIYVAIEGQQSLYSPSGVLGDLLELEEPESCCLLTELMVEAEHAWRSHMQRETIESLSKKMKEQRFQKKTTELAEWLEQKLVT; this is encoded by the coding sequence GTGCATATGAAACCAGGTGTAGAACAATCGGTATATGCAGTGTTGTTATTGAATTTGCTTCCGGACAAAGCCGTTCTTCCGGGTGAAGCAATTAGTCAACAGCTAGGAACTTCTCCAACATATTTTCAAAAATTATTAAGAAAACTGGTCAGTGCAGGCTTGATCACATCTGTACCAGGAGTTAAAGGCGGATTTAAACTTAACAAAAAACCAGAAGATATTAATGTGTTTGATATATATGTTGCCATCGAAGGTCAACAATCGCTTTATTCACCGAGTGGCGTATTGGGTGATTTATTGGAGCTTGAAGAACCTGAAAGCTGCTGCTTATTGACAGAGTTAATGGTAGAAGCTGAACATGCATGGCGTTCTCATATGCAACGAGAAACCATCGAATCTCTTTCGAAAAAAATGAAAGAGCAAAGGTTTCAAAAGAAAACGACAGAATTAGCTGAATGGCTAGAACAAAAACTAGTTACGTAA
- a CDS encoding chromate transporter, with the protein MIYWYLFLAFFIPGILGYGGGPASIPLVEKEVVDRYEWMTTQEFGEVLALGNALPGPIATKMAGYIGYAEGGIGGAIVALFASVAPSLILMVILMVTLLKYKDSPKVKNITKLVRPVIAVLLGAMTLQFFMTSIESSGTIQTIVLIIVSYWLLEIRKVHPAFVILMALVYGAVSGIV; encoded by the coding sequence ATGATCTACTGGTATCTCTTTTTAGCATTTTTCATTCCAGGTATATTAGGGTACGGTGGCGGACCTGCTTCTATTCCACTTGTTGAAAAAGAAGTGGTCGACCGTTACGAGTGGATGACAACGCAGGAATTTGGAGAGGTTCTCGCTTTAGGTAATGCGTTGCCTGGGCCAATCGCCACAAAAATGGCAGGCTACATTGGCTATGCGGAAGGTGGAATTGGAGGAGCGATTGTTGCATTATTTGCTTCTGTTGCACCGTCTCTAATCTTGATGGTAATTTTAATGGTTACTCTTTTAAAGTATAAAGATTCACCAAAAGTTAAGAATATCACCAAGTTAGTGCGTCCAGTTATTGCTGTATTACTAGGTGCGATGACGCTTCAATTTTTTATGACATCTATTGAAAGTTCCGGGACTATACAAACGATCGTGTTAATTATCGTTAGTTATTGGCTACTTGAAATTAGAAAAGTCCATCCTGCATTTGTGATTTTAATGGCACTTGTTTACGGTGCAGTGTCGGGAATCGTCTAA
- a CDS encoding chromate transporter, translated as MEKEQVKSSKLKTNKDLFLAFFRVGLLGFGGGPAAIPLFHREAVVNYKWMTEDEFGDTLALGNTMPGPIATKMAGYIGYRVNGVIGCLVALMATVVPTVGLMIILLGILQKYKNLEWVNSMSAAVVPVVGVMLAIMTWDFFQKSGKSLGMGRAILFTTLAVILLEFLNIHPAIVIFGILIVSLTSFKKGGDSK; from the coding sequence GTGGAGAAAGAGCAAGTAAAGAGTTCCAAACTGAAAACCAATAAAGATCTTTTTTTAGCATTTTTTCGTGTAGGTCTTCTTGGGTTCGGTGGTGGACCTGCTGCCATTCCACTTTTTCACCGTGAAGCTGTTGTTAACTATAAATGGATGACTGAAGATGAATTTGGCGACACATTAGCACTGGGAAATACGATGCCCGGACCCATTGCGACGAAAATGGCTGGTTATATCGGTTACCGCGTAAATGGTGTGATTGGATGTCTTGTGGCATTGATGGCCACAGTTGTTCCAACTGTTGGATTAATGATTATTCTCTTGGGTATTTTACAAAAGTATAAAAACCTTGAATGGGTTAACAGCATGTCAGCTGCAGTAGTGCCGGTTGTTGGGGTAATGCTCGCTATTATGACTTGGGACTTTTTTCAGAAATCAGGCAAGTCGTTAGGCATGGGACGTGCTATTTTGTTTACAACACTTGCTGTTATCTTATTAGAATTTTTAAACATCCATCCAGCAATCGTCATATTCGGAATTTTAATTGTTTCTTTAACCTCCTTTAAAAAAGGAGGAGACTCAAAATGA